A genomic region of Sciurus carolinensis chromosome 7, mSciCar1.2, whole genome shotgun sequence contains the following coding sequences:
- the LOC124988127 gene encoding histone H4: MSGRGKGGKGLGKGGAKRHRKVLRDNIQGITKPAIRRLARRGGVKRISGLIYEETRGVLKVFLENVIRDAVTYTEHAKRKTVTAMDVVYALKRQGRTLYGFGG, from the coding sequence ATGTCTGGTCGCGGCAAAGGAGGCAAAGGCCTGGGTAAGGGTGGCGCTAAGCGCCACCGCAAGGTGCTGCGTGACAACATCCAGGGCATCACCAAGCCCGCCATCCGCCGCCTGGCCCGCCGCGGCGGCGTCAAACGTATTTCCGGCCTCATCTACGAGGAGACGCGCGGGGTACTCAAGGTCTTTTTGGAGAACGTGATCCGCGACGCCGTCACCTACACGGAGCACGCCAAGCGCAAGACGGTCACGGCCATGGACGTGGTCTACGCGCTCAAGCGCCAGGGCCGCACGCTCTACGGCTTCGGCGGCTGA
- the LOC124988124 gene encoding histone H2A type 1-H-like → MSGRGKQGGKARAKAKTRSSRAGLQFPVGRVHRLLRKGNYAERVGAGAPVYLAAVLEYLTAEILELAGNAARDNKKTRIIPRHLQLAIRNDEELNKLLGRVTIAQGGVLPNIQAVLLPKKTESHHKAKAK, encoded by the coding sequence ATGTCTGGACGCGGCAAACAGGGAGGCAAGGCGCGTGCCAAGGCCAAGACGCGCTCTTCCCGAGCCGGGCTGCAGTTCCCGGTGGGCCGGGTGCACCGCCTGTTGCGCAAGGGCAACTACGCCGAGCGCGTTGGGGCAGGCGCGCCAGTGTATTTGGCTGCGGTGCTGGAGTACCTGACCGCAGAGATTTTAGAGCTTGCTGGCAACGCAGCCCGCGACAACAAGAAGACGCGCATCATCCCGCGCCACCTGCAGCTGGCCATCCGCAACGACGAGGAGCTCAACAAGCTGCTGGGCCGCGTGACCATCGCGCAGGGCGGTGTCCTGCCCAACATCCAGGCCGTGTTGCTGCCCAAGAAGACTGAGAGCCACCATAAGGCAAAGGCCAAGTGA
- the LOC124988125 gene encoding histone H2B type 1-C/E/F/G/I → MPEPAKSAPAPKKGSKKAVTKAQKKDGKKRKRSRKESYSVYVYKVLKQVHPDTGISSKAMGIMNSFVNDIFERIAGEASRLAHYNKRSTITSREIQTAVRLLLPGELAKHAVSEGTKAVTKYTSSK, encoded by the coding sequence ATGCCTGAGCCAGCTAAGTCCGCTCCCGCCCCGAAAAAGGGCTCCAAGAAGGCAGTGACCAAGGCGCAGAAGAAGGACGGCAAGAAGCGCAAGCGCAGCCGCAAGGAGAGCTACTCGGTCTACGTGTACAAGGTGCTGAAGCAGGTGCACCCCGACACCGGCATCTCGTCCAAGGCCATGGGCATCATGAACTCGTTCGTCAACGACATCTTCGAGCGCATCGCGGGCGAGGCGTCGCGCTTGGCGCACTACAACAAGCGCTCGACCATCACGTCGCGGGAGATCCAGACAGCCGTTCGCCTGCTGCTGCCCGGGGAGCTGGCCAAGCACGCCGTGTCCGAGGGCACCAAGGCCGTCACCAAGTACACCAGTTCCAAGTAA